The DNA region GCCCGCTGTCCAGGAAAAAAACCCATTTGCATGCGCGTCCATAGGTCAGGTTGATCAGGCGCCCCTCCTTGCGTGCCTGGCGTACCGCCCTGCGTACGGGGGAGGACGAAAACCGTCCCACCGCCACCACCCGCTGGCGCGACACGATGCCACCTGCGCCGGTATCCAAAAACTCCTTCATGTGCCAATGCCCTTTCCGTCGGCGGCATCATTTGCCAACGCATCTGCCAGACGATTTTGTTCCCGCGGGATATGATGGAAGGTGACAGACTCAAAATTCACCACCAGACCTCGCAGCCGCAGCTGAGCCTGCCGCAAAGCGCTCGCACGCGCAGTGGCGATGCCGGACATCTGGTGGACCAGCACCTGGCTGTCGCTGTATACCTCGAGCGCCCGGGGCGGATTTTGTAAAGTGCGGATCTTTTCCAGGGCCATGATCGCAGCCGCATATTCCGCTTCATTGCAGGTCATGCGTGCCGCGCGCATGCCCCACCAGTGCAGGATGGCGCCTCTTTCGTCCCGCACGATGGCTGCCAGCCCGCTTTTTCCCTGTTCGGGCCGGATGGCGCCATCCGTATGCACGGTATACAGGTTGGGACGCATGGAAAAAATGCTCATAGCGCTCTCCTTTTTTGGACCAGGCGAGTGTCCATCCT from Anaerolineales bacterium includes:
- a CDS encoding DUF370 domain-containing protein, producing the protein MKEFLDTGAGGIVSRQRVVAVGRFSSSPVRRAVRQARKEGRLINLTYGRACKWVFFLDSGHVVLVHTSDLQWKESENHHDHEIT
- a CDS encoding ribonuclease HI family protein, giving the protein MSIFSMRPNLYTVHTDGAIRPEQGKSGLAAIVRDERGAILHWWGMRAARMTCNEAEYAAAIMALEKIRTLQNPPRALEVYSDSQVLVHQMSGIATARASALRQAQLRLRGLVVNFESVTFHHIPREQNRLADALANDAADGKGIGT